DNA from Mucilaginibacter mallensis:
CTAATCCAGTTTTACCCAAAAGCTTCTCCAGCCATTGTACATTTTTAAGCACCAGGTAAACAAACATGGTATTCAATACAATCCCTACCAAAATATTCTGAGTTTGATATTGTGTTTTAAGGGATAACAAAGTGGTCATGGTGCCAGCCCCGGCAATAAGCGGGAAGGCGATGGGAACTATGGATACCGTTTCGGGCATTTCCTCTTTAAAAAGACGTATACCCAATATCATTTCCATAGCTATAATAAATATAACCAGCGAGCCCGCTATAGCAAATGAGGATACATCCAACCCGATAACATCCAGCAGCTTAT
Protein-coding regions in this window:
- a CDS encoding MarC family protein, translating into MHPLIFKEILSVTMILFAIIDILGAIPVIIEMRQRVGHIQSEKASIAVLVLMIVFLFVGDKLLDVIGLDVSSFAIAGSLVIFIIAMEMILGIRLFKEEMPETVSIVPIAFPLIAGAGTMTTLLSLKTQYQTQNILVGIVLNTMFVYLVLKNVQWLEKLLGKTGLGILRKAFGIILLAIAIKLFRSNTHL